One genomic segment of Pandoraea sputorum includes these proteins:
- a CDS encoding aspartate/glutamate racemase family protein: protein MNSHATLGILGGMGPAAGIDLCRKIVDQHPANRDQDHIPFILYSVPQIPDRTEALLRDGASPLDGMLDGVHALEQSGVGCIAIACNTAHAWLDALRHRTRLPVLDVVEAVAGELSTCVAPGSPIGLMATEGTHHANVYRPRLEALGYRFVSAGDPLAHQTLVNEGIRLIKAGEIRRGGEALAMAMEQLLAAGAQRVILGCTEIPVALATCETPLGRFGLDASAALARACIAWSLAHEAQAHV, encoded by the coding sequence ATGAACTCGCACGCCACGCTCGGCATTCTCGGCGGTATGGGCCCCGCCGCCGGTATCGACCTCTGCCGCAAGATCGTCGATCAACATCCGGCCAACCGCGATCAGGATCACATCCCGTTCATCCTGTATTCGGTGCCGCAGATCCCCGACCGGACCGAAGCCTTGCTGCGCGACGGCGCCTCGCCGCTCGACGGCATGCTCGACGGCGTGCACGCGCTGGAGCAATCGGGCGTCGGCTGCATCGCCATCGCGTGCAATACCGCCCATGCCTGGCTCGACGCGCTGCGTCATCGCACCCGTCTGCCCGTGCTGGATGTGGTCGAAGCCGTCGCCGGGGAACTGTCCACGTGTGTCGCCCCCGGCTCGCCCATCGGCCTGATGGCGACCGAAGGCACCCATCACGCCAACGTCTACCGGCCACGGCTTGAAGCACTGGGTTACCGGTTTGTCTCGGCAGGCGACCCGCTTGCGCACCAGACGCTCGTGAACGAAGGCATACGGCTCATCAAGGCCGGGGAAATTCGTCGCGGCGGTGAGGCGCTTGCAATGGCGATGGAGCAACTACTGGCGGCCGGCGCGCAACGCGTCATTCTCGGCTGTACCGAAATCCCGGTCGCCCTTGCCACGTGTGAAACACCGCTCGGGCGATTCGGGCTGGACGCATCCGCAGCACTCGCGCGCGCGTGCATTGCGTGGTCGCTCGCGCATGAGGCGCAGGCGCACGTCTGA
- a CDS encoding type II toxin-antitoxin system RelE/ParE family toxin has product MIENFKCRDTALLFSGRRVTRWRAVESAAIRKLQQLHAAATLSFLRAPPGNRLEALRGDRLGQYSIRINDQWRLCFRFDAGTASDVEIVDYH; this is encoded by the coding sequence TTGATTGAAAATTTTAAATGCAGGGATACGGCACTCCTGTTTAGCGGGCGGCGCGTGACGCGCTGGCGTGCGGTCGAGTCGGCCGCTATACGCAAGCTTCAGCAACTTCATGCGGCGGCAACACTGAGTTTCTTACGCGCGCCACCGGGTAACAGACTTGAAGCGCTGCGTGGAGATCGTCTGGGGCAATACAGTATCCGGATCAACGATCAGTGGCGGTTGTGCTTCCGTTTTGACGCGGGCACCGCTTCGGACGTCGAAATCGTCGACTACCACTGA
- a CDS encoding transporter substrate-binding domain-containing protein: MKKLFAPLLLVSAAAALFAHTASAQELTGTLKKIKDNGVIALGVRESSIPFSYSDNSGKTIGYSQEIALKIVEAVKKDLNMPNLKVTETPITSQNRIALMQNGTIDLECGSTTHTFERAKQVGFSHNIFLYSIKMIAKTGSGITDLNSLKGKTIATTAGTTADRILSGKKGEIGFNLIQTKEHSDGFLTVKQGRAVAFVMDEPLLYGQRAALSADEAKGYEVVGPNLQFENYACMTRKDDPAFTKVVNTVIADMEKSGEMTKLYDKWFTQPVPPKGQNMNYPMTAEMRAMFKDPITKAYD; this comes from the coding sequence ATGAAGAAGCTGTTTGCTCCCCTGCTGCTCGTCAGCGCTGCTGCCGCCCTGTTCGCGCACACCGCGAGCGCACAGGAACTCACTGGCACGCTCAAGAAGATCAAGGACAACGGCGTGATCGCGCTGGGCGTGCGCGAATCGTCGATTCCGTTCTCGTACTCGGACAACAGCGGCAAGACGATCGGCTACTCGCAGGAAATCGCGCTCAAGATCGTCGAGGCGGTCAAGAAAGACCTGAACATGCCGAATCTGAAGGTCACCGAAACGCCGATTACGTCGCAAAACCGTATCGCGCTGATGCAAAACGGCACGATCGACCTGGAATGCGGCTCGACCACCCACACGTTCGAGCGCGCCAAGCAAGTCGGCTTCTCGCACAACATCTTCCTGTACTCGATCAAGATGATCGCCAAGACGGGCTCGGGCATCACCGACCTGAACAGCCTCAAGGGCAAGACCATCGCGACGACGGCCGGCACCACGGCCGACCGCATTCTGTCGGGCAAGAAGGGCGAAATCGGCTTCAACCTGATCCAGACGAAGGAACACTCGGACGGCTTCCTCACCGTCAAGCAAGGCCGTGCAGTGGCGTTTGTCATGGACGAGCCGCTGCTCTACGGTCAGCGCGCCGCTCTGTCGGCCGACGAAGCGAAGGGCTACGAAGTCGTCGGCCCGAACCTCCAGTTCGAAAACTATGCGTGCATGACGCGTAAGGACGATCCGGCGTTCACGAAGGTCGTGAACACGGTCATCGCCGATATGGAAAAGTCCGGCGAAATGACCAAGCTCTATGACAAGTGGTTCACGCAGCCGGTGCCGCCGAAGGGTCAGAACATGAACTACCCGATGACGGCTGAAATGCGCGCCATGTTCAAGGATCCGATCACGAAGGCTTACGACTGA
- a CDS encoding error-prone DNA polymerase: protein MNFDDFLPWQGPTEGLANNDDGADTPDAAPSALRGQQDDSLPAYAELHCLSNFSFQRGASHPEELIARAVHLGYTALAITDECSLAGVVRALAESAKHEPPLVSLIVGSEFRLTPEVDMLSASELDALGTVHLVALAQHREGYGNLSEMITLGRMRGPNRGYRLHARDFSAPDKAHAHLLGLRGCLIILVPDPDASEERTLAQTRWAAQTFGEGRVWLALERRHRADDEAQLARLHAISAECGVPLVATGHVLMHVRSRKPLQDTLTAIGLGKPVQACGLALAANAEQHLRTRLRLAWLYPKEALAQTIAIASRCHFDLRSLRYEYPEELVPAGHTPESYLRQEVESGAKRRYPGGLPLKVRQLIENELALIRDLEYEPYFLTVYDIVSFARSQNILCQGRGSAANSAVCYCLEITAVNPDEVQVLFGRFLSKERNEPPDIDVDFEHQRREEVIQYIYKKYGNDRAALAATVISYRMRSAVRDTGRALGIDLSIVEQVAQSQQWWDGKENLLARMAAQGLSPEAPTTRLWADLVARLIGFPRHLSQHVGGFVIARDRLSRLVPIAPAAMENRYVIQWDKDDIETLKLLKVDVLALGMLSALRRTLDLLGEWRGAPIGLADIPRDDPATYGMIRRADTVGVFQIESRAQMSMLPRLKPETFYDLVIEVAIVRPGPIQGGMVHPYLRRKQKKEEVVYPREEIKVALERTLGVPIFQEQVMQIAMIAADFSAGDADQLRRSMAAWKRKGGLEKFQTRIISGMLKNGYPLEFAEAICRQIEGFGEYGFPESHAASFALLAYASAWLKCHAPEMFLCGLLNSLPMGFYSASQLVQDARRHRVEVRAVDVCVSDIESRPEVRMTRYGEARRPAVRLGLSLVKGLSAEGAQAIEDARRRRPFTDIDDLTARAALSRRDLDALAAADALSALLGGRRQARWTVAAWQPPTPLLGATVLRDAAPGSTDEQVALSPMPEGQDIVADYASTGLTLRRHPLMLLREKLNKMRVRTAKELQSEGVHGRRVRTVGIVTGRQRPGTANGTVFVSLEDETGVINVIVWPDLVEAQRKELLASSLLGVEGVWQREERVTHLVAHRLIDLSSMLGELTISSRNFH, encoded by the coding sequence ATGAATTTCGACGATTTTCTCCCGTGGCAAGGACCGACCGAAGGGCTGGCCAACAACGACGACGGTGCCGATACCCCCGATGCGGCACCCTCTGCCCTGCGAGGACAGCAAGACGACAGCCTGCCCGCGTATGCCGAATTGCACTGCCTGTCGAACTTCTCGTTTCAGCGGGGGGCGTCGCATCCGGAGGAGTTGATCGCGCGCGCCGTGCATCTGGGTTACACCGCGTTGGCGATTACCGACGAGTGTTCGCTGGCTGGTGTGGTTCGGGCGCTGGCGGAGTCGGCCAAGCATGAACCACCGTTGGTGTCGCTGATCGTGGGGAGTGAGTTTCGATTGACGCCCGAAGTGGACATGTTGTCTGCCTCGGAACTTGACGCCCTCGGCACCGTGCATCTCGTAGCCCTTGCGCAGCATCGCGAGGGCTACGGCAATCTGTCCGAGATGATTACGCTCGGGCGTATGCGAGGTCCGAATCGCGGCTATCGCCTGCATGCGAGGGATTTCAGCGCGCCGGACAAGGCGCACGCCCATCTGCTTGGTTTGCGAGGTTGCCTGATCATCCTCGTGCCGGATCCCGACGCGAGTGAGGAGCGTACGCTGGCGCAGACTCGCTGGGCCGCGCAGACCTTTGGCGAAGGGCGTGTCTGGCTGGCGCTGGAGCGCCGTCATCGTGCCGACGACGAGGCGCAACTGGCGCGCCTTCACGCCATTTCGGCCGAGTGCGGCGTGCCGCTCGTCGCGACGGGACACGTGCTCATGCATGTGCGCTCGCGCAAGCCGTTGCAGGATACGCTCACGGCCATCGGATTGGGCAAACCGGTACAGGCATGTGGCCTGGCATTGGCGGCAAATGCCGAGCAGCATCTGCGTACGCGACTGCGGCTTGCCTGGCTTTATCCGAAAGAAGCACTGGCGCAGACGATTGCCATCGCTTCACGATGCCATTTCGATCTGCGTAGTCTGCGTTACGAGTACCCGGAAGAACTGGTGCCTGCGGGGCATACGCCGGAGTCGTATCTGCGTCAGGAGGTGGAATCGGGCGCGAAGCGACGTTATCCGGGCGGTTTGCCGTTGAAGGTGCGCCAGCTCATTGAAAACGAGCTGGCACTTATCCGCGACCTTGAGTACGAGCCGTATTTTCTGACGGTCTACGACATCGTGAGCTTTGCCCGCAGTCAGAACATTCTCTGTCAGGGCCGGGGTTCGGCAGCCAATTCGGCGGTTTGTTATTGCCTTGAGATCACGGCGGTGAATCCCGACGAGGTGCAGGTGCTGTTCGGGCGGTTTCTCTCGAAGGAGCGCAACGAACCGCCGGATATCGACGTGGATTTCGAACATCAACGGCGTGAAGAGGTCATCCAGTACATCTACAAAAAGTATGGCAACGACCGGGCGGCGTTGGCGGCGACGGTCATCAGTTACCGCATGCGCAGCGCGGTGCGCGACACGGGGCGGGCGTTGGGCATCGATCTGTCGATCGTCGAGCAGGTGGCGCAGAGTCAGCAGTGGTGGGACGGCAAGGAGAATCTACTCGCACGCATGGCGGCGCAGGGGCTGTCGCCCGAAGCGCCGACGACGCGGTTGTGGGCCGATCTGGTGGCCCGTCTCATCGGTTTTCCCCGGCATCTGTCGCAGCACGTGGGCGGCTTCGTGATCGCTCGCGACCGACTGTCGCGGCTCGTACCGATTGCGCCGGCGGCGATGGAGAATCGCTACGTCATTCAATGGGACAAGGACGACATCGAGACCCTCAAGCTGCTCAAGGTCGACGTGCTTGCGCTCGGCATGCTGAGCGCACTGCGTCGTACGCTCGATCTGTTGGGGGAGTGGCGTGGCGCACCGATCGGGCTTGCCGATATTCCGCGAGACGATCCGGCGACGTACGGCATGATTCGTCGTGCCGACACGGTGGGCGTTTTTCAGATCGAGTCGCGAGCGCAGATGAGCATGCTGCCGCGTCTGAAGCCGGAGACATTCTACGATCTGGTGATCGAAGTCGCGATTGTGCGTCCCGGGCCGATTCAGGGCGGGATGGTGCATCCGTATCTGCGCCGCAAGCAGAAGAAAGAAGAGGTGGTCTATCCGCGCGAGGAGATCAAGGTCGCGCTGGAGCGCACACTGGGCGTGCCGATCTTCCAGGAGCAAGTGATGCAGATCGCGATGATCGCTGCCGATTTTTCGGCAGGTGATGCCGATCAATTGCGTCGCTCGATGGCCGCATGGAAGCGCAAGGGCGGTCTCGAAAAATTCCAGACGCGCATCATTTCCGGCATGTTGAAGAACGGTTACCCGCTTGAGTTTGCCGAGGCCATCTGCCGACAGATCGAAGGCTTTGGCGAGTACGGATTTCCAGAGAGCCACGCAGCGAGCTTCGCGTTGCTCGCCTATGCAAGTGCTTGGCTCAAGTGCCACGCGCCGGAGATGTTCCTGTGCGGCTTGCTCAATAGTTTGCCGATGGGGTTTTATTCCGCATCGCAACTGGTGCAGGATGCGCGTCGGCATCGTGTCGAAGTTCGGGCGGTGGACGTGTGCGTGAGCGATATCGAGTCACGTCCCGAAGTCAGGATGACCCGATATGGGGAGGCACGCCGTCCGGCGGTGCGATTGGGCTTGTCGCTGGTCAAGGGCTTGTCGGCCGAGGGGGCGCAAGCCATCGAAGATGCGCGTCGTCGGCGGCCCTTTACCGATATCGACGACCTCACCGCCCGAGCCGCGCTATCGCGCCGCGACCTCGATGCGCTGGCTGCCGCAGATGCGCTGTCGGCGTTGTTGGGCGGACGCCGTCAGGCCCGCTGGACGGTCGCTGCGTGGCAGCCGCCCACGCCGCTATTGGGCGCAACCGTCTTGCGCGACGCCGCGCCCGGCAGCACGGACGAGCAGGTGGCGTTGTCGCCGATGCCCGAGGGACAAGACATCGTGGCCGATTATGCGAGTACGGGGCTGACGCTTCGGCGTCACCCGCTGATGCTGTTGCGCGAGAAGCTGAACAAGATGCGGGTGCGCACGGCAAAGGAGTTGCAGTCCGAGGGCGTGCATGGCCGACGTGTACGCACCGTCGGCATCGTGACGGGACGACAGCGGCCCGGCACCGCCAACGGCACGGTCTTTGTGTCGCTGGAAGATGAGACGGGCGTCATCAACGTGATCGTCTGGCCCGATCTGGTGGAAGCGCAGCGCAAGGAGTTGCTGGCGTCGTCGCTATTGGGCGTGGAAGGGGTATGGCAGCGCGAGGAGCGCGTGACCCATCTGGTCGCCCATCGTCTGATCGACCTCTCGTCGATGCTCGGCGAACTCACGATCTCGAGTCGGAACTTTCACTAA
- a CDS encoding Y-family DNA polymerase: MACWIALHLPCLALEIASPLTSLPSLRSRIRADGPTEASDAQADTTVVLAQSRVWQASEAAQAAGVQPGMRRGGVLALLPQARFHDRDEAAEALALEALALALLRFGPDVAIAAPQCVLIDVAPSLRLFGGLASLAAQVLESAESLGHRASLGIAATASAATLLARAAQAVPTHVDPHAPTSQDMQAAMKSRASRRSIVPVTKAAAGATSGAALSLSSSATAPSSSSWPPEPLLPPSLAGLPAQLDPLPVALLPEAQPWLDWLAQIGCATLSELRALPSAGVRRRCGAALPASLSRAYGEAPEAPAWYRAPPHFEAVLPLPSLTHDVEVLLFGLRRLLAQLTGWLAAGQLATQALTLILEHEPLGRETLAPTRFDIRLAEASAAPAHLLSLCKERLARSPLVAPVLTLRLDVTQTAQHVPQSGSLLPEPGRERQDFVQLMERVAARLGDEHVRRLQVRGDHRPEAAFVSVPYAVNAGVGAGVSASVNGEATSASNRHLPDTVSALPPRPAWLLDAPQRLSMQQERPWRQGPLQLVSGPERIEAGWWEPGTVTRDYFIAADTTGALLWVFRERPVKGADAAWYLHGLFG; encoded by the coding sequence ATGGCCTGCTGGATCGCCCTGCATCTGCCTTGTCTGGCACTCGAGATCGCCTCGCCGCTCACATCACTCCCGTCACTCCGGTCGCGCATACGGGCTGACGGGCCGACGGAGGCGAGCGACGCGCAAGCCGACACGACGGTCGTACTGGCGCAGTCACGTGTCTGGCAGGCGAGCGAGGCGGCGCAGGCGGCGGGTGTGCAACCGGGCATGCGTCGCGGCGGTGTTCTCGCGCTCTTGCCACAGGCGCGGTTTCACGATCGCGACGAAGCCGCCGAGGCGCTCGCGCTTGAAGCGCTGGCGCTGGCGTTGCTGCGTTTTGGTCCCGATGTGGCGATTGCCGCGCCGCAGTGTGTATTGATCGACGTCGCGCCGAGTTTGCGTCTGTTTGGTGGATTGGCATCGTTGGCGGCACAAGTGTTGGAAAGTGCCGAGTCGCTCGGACACCGGGCATCGCTGGGCATTGCCGCGACGGCCAGCGCGGCAACGCTGCTCGCACGCGCCGCGCAGGCTGTGCCGACACACGTTGATCCTCATGCGCCGACATCTCAGGACATGCAGGCCGCGATGAAGTCGCGTGCATCACGTCGCTCGATCGTGCCGGTGACAAAGGCGGCAGCGGGGGCGACGTCCGGGGCGGCGCTATCGCTGTCGTCGTCGGCTACGGCGCCATCCTCGTCGTCGTGGCCTCCCGAGCCACTGCTGCCACCGTCATTGGCGGGGCTACCGGCGCAACTCGATCCGCTCCCGGTGGCATTGCTGCCCGAAGCGCAGCCGTGGCTCGACTGGCTCGCTCAGATCGGTTGCGCGACGTTGAGCGAATTGCGTGCACTGCCGTCGGCGGGCGTGAGACGTCGCTGCGGTGCCGCGCTGCCCGCATCGCTTTCGCGCGCCTATGGCGAAGCGCCGGAAGCGCCGGCGTGGTATCGCGCGCCGCCGCATTTCGAAGCCGTGCTGCCATTGCCGTCGCTCACGCATGACGTTGAAGTCTTGCTGTTCGGCTTGCGCCGTCTGCTCGCGCAACTGACGGGGTGGCTCGCCGCTGGGCAACTGGCCACGCAGGCCTTGACGCTGATTCTCGAACACGAGCCGCTTGGCCGGGAGACCCTGGCACCGACGCGTTTCGACATCCGTCTGGCCGAAGCGAGCGCCGCACCGGCGCACTTGTTGTCGCTCTGCAAGGAACGGCTGGCGCGTTCTCCGTTGGTCGCGCCGGTGCTGACATTGCGGCTCGACGTCACGCAGACGGCGCAGCATGTCCCGCAAAGCGGTTCGCTGCTGCCCGAGCCGGGGCGCGAGCGGCAGGATTTCGTGCAATTGATGGAGCGCGTTGCGGCGCGTCTGGGAGATGAACACGTGCGGCGTTTGCAGGTGCGTGGCGATCATCGTCCCGAGGCGGCGTTCGTGAGCGTGCCTTATGCAGTGAATGCAGGGGTGGGTGCAGGAGTGAGTGCGAGTGTGAATGGGGAGGCGACGTCTGCGTCGAATCGTCATCTGCCGGATACCGTGAGCGCACTGCCGCCGCGCCCGGCGTGGCTGCTCGACGCGCCTCAGCGGCTCAGCATGCAGCAGGAGCGTCCGTGGCGGCAGGGACCATTGCAACTGGTGAGCGGCCCGGAGCGTATCGAGGCTGGCTGGTGGGAGCCGGGCACGGTCACGCGCGATTACTTCATCGCAGCGGACACGACGGGGGCGTTGCTGTGGGTGTTTCGGGAGCGTCCCGTGAAAGGTGCAGACGCTGCCTGGTATTTGCATGGCCTGTTCGGTTGA
- a CDS encoding HigA family addiction module antitoxin: MTRQVPLATPGEILAQEWLGPMGISQYALAKAIDVPPRRINEIVLGKRAITVDTALRLGAFFGVDAQSWLNLQNQYDAEIARANMVDVLKTIKHRARALLAAA, translated from the coding sequence ATGACCCGACAAGTACCGCTGGCAACACCGGGCGAGATTCTCGCGCAAGAGTGGCTCGGCCCGATGGGGATCTCGCAATACGCACTGGCCAAAGCCATTGACGTGCCCCCTCGCCGGATCAATGAGATCGTGCTCGGCAAACGGGCGATTACCGTCGATACCGCACTGCGTCTGGGGGCGTTCTTTGGCGTAGATGCGCAGAGTTGGCTCAATCTGCAAAATCAATACGATGCTGAAATTGCGCGCGCGAACATGGTTGATGTTCTGAAGACGATCAAGCACCGCGCGCGGGCGTTGCTCGCAGCCGCATGA
- a CDS encoding HDOD domain-containing protein — MSLTKEKTLELLWQRMAERGDFPSLQRSVTGIVSAMQSENTSTADLASSVLSDFALTQKVIRLANSAMYAPFGCNVTTVSRAIMILGVDTIGHLALSLKLLEGFGEVAARRDDMARELARATLAGAFARDITAKNGIRDGEEAVVCTLLHHVARLLVTYCFPNEWVEIQEIAAERGISDSDACEQVLGITFPELAEAAARKWGLPESIATSMRPIDLEGDAPLSHADWLCAVANMSNEMVTELTRGADPERLAELAERYADRLALDIREVVSVGEEMARDTSHQEFIAISTGASNTRQPPAGKPLDSARRLADGLSEVRAATGETDAVGLLNLTLEAILQSLGFVNCAAFVRSPASKVFEMRFGIGREVQPLLGLTFPEAFEPDVFHLALTNGRAILIDNAREPRIVPRIPLWHRQHFSNVKSFFLLPVRQRNQTVALLYGDWGGALCAGGIGAKEMEFLHYMGEEISSKLESVAQQNTASGANAADSLARRPWGTAGR; from the coding sequence ATGAGCCTTACCAAAGAAAAAACGCTCGAATTGTTGTGGCAGCGCATGGCCGAGCGCGGCGACTTCCCGTCGCTGCAACGCTCGGTCACGGGCATCGTGTCTGCCATGCAAAGCGAGAACACCAGCACGGCCGACCTCGCGTCGTCCGTGCTCTCGGATTTCGCCCTCACCCAGAAAGTGATTCGTCTGGCCAACTCCGCCATGTATGCGCCGTTCGGCTGCAACGTGACGACGGTCTCGCGCGCGATCATGATTTTGGGTGTCGACACGATCGGCCACCTCGCCCTGAGCCTGAAGCTGCTCGAGGGTTTTGGTGAAGTCGCCGCACGTCGCGACGACATGGCGCGCGAACTGGCTCGTGCCACGCTGGCGGGTGCTTTTGCGCGGGATATTACGGCCAAGAACGGGATTCGCGACGGTGAAGAAGCCGTCGTCTGCACGTTGCTGCATCACGTGGCGCGCCTGCTGGTGACGTATTGCTTCCCGAACGAATGGGTCGAGATTCAGGAAATTGCCGCCGAGCGGGGCATCAGCGACAGCGACGCCTGCGAGCAAGTGCTCGGCATCACGTTCCCTGAACTGGCCGAGGCTGCCGCTCGCAAGTGGGGCCTGCCGGAGTCGATTGCGACCAGCATGCGTCCGATCGATCTCGAAGGTGACGCACCGCTCTCGCACGCCGACTGGCTGTGCGCCGTGGCGAACATGTCCAACGAGATGGTGACGGAGCTCACACGCGGCGCAGATCCTGAGCGCCTTGCTGAACTTGCAGAGCGTTATGCCGACCGTCTGGCGCTGGACATCAGGGAGGTGGTGTCGGTCGGCGAAGAGATGGCGCGCGACACGAGCCATCAGGAATTCATCGCCATCAGCACGGGCGCATCGAATACGCGTCAGCCACCGGCAGGCAAGCCGCTGGATTCGGCGCGACGTCTGGCCGACGGGCTTTCCGAAGTGCGCGCCGCCACCGGCGAGACCGATGCCGTGGGCCTGCTCAACCTGACGCTCGAAGCGATTCTCCAGTCGCTCGGCTTCGTGAACTGTGCAGCCTTCGTGCGTTCGCCCGCGAGCAAGGTCTTCGAGATGCGCTTCGGCATTGGTCGCGAGGTACAGCCATTGCTGGGCCTGACTTTCCCCGAAGCGTTCGAGCCGGACGTCTTCCATCTCGCGCTGACCAACGGCCGGGCGATCCTGATCGACAACGCCCGCGAGCCGCGCATCGTCCCCCGCATTCCGCTGTGGCATCGCCAGCATTTCTCGAACGTGAAATCGTTCTTCCTGTTGCCGGTTCGCCAGCGTAACCAGACCGTGGCGCTGCTCTACGGCGACTGGGGCGGCGCATTGTGCGCGGGCGGCATTGGGGCGAAGGAAATGGAGTTCCTGCATTACATGGGGGAGGAAATTTCCAGCAAGCTCGAAAGCGTGGCGCAACAAAACACCGCGAGCGGCGCGAATGCGGCCGACTCGCTCGCTCGCAGACCGTGGGGCACCGCCGGGCGCTAG
- a CDS encoding putative bifunctional diguanylate cyclase/phosphodiesterase — translation MVEPSTLAPAIAEANATAPAPALSRALVELTGGLSAHVGADGRFLFIAEASLRLLEYSREYIDHATLFELTGIEDVPLLQDAFSAAQTLGPQQCTVRLLRGLTDRVWMRLRIAQYTPRIAGASASFLVHGEDITAFKENEARLSDLAVRDAVTGLGNRQYIQQCIVETIQHAREGGPNFAVALLDLDGFKKVNDSLGHDVGDQLLRDAGQRLIAQIRETDMAARMGGDEFVLVLPGCDNEQALSGIMKRLLSAVQQPFQVGDQLLHLTTSIGVSFYPQHGDSAGLLIKHADAAMYCAKDRGRNGLFVYTDDLGDLHRKAFSLESAMFEAIHNGEFSLHYQPICDPISLNVKGVEALMRWHPALGPVSPAEFIPLAEANGLINLLGGWALRAACMQLARWDRTRLDGIYMSVNVSAQQFHHPSFPSLVWQAIADSGVEGHRLVLEITESVLMRDPEQANLVLRELQTLGVRFAVDDFGAGYSSLGYLKRFPLSALKIDRSFVKDMPTSPNDRTIVTAVLGLARELGLSAVAEGVETEEQRQMLIDRGCHSIQGWLVSKALPAGELEAAFASGRLNVDAGH, via the coding sequence TTGGTCGAACCATCGACCCTGGCACCGGCAATCGCCGAGGCCAATGCCACGGCGCCGGCCCCGGCATTGTCCCGGGCGCTGGTCGAGCTGACCGGCGGACTATCGGCACATGTGGGTGCCGATGGCCGTTTCCTTTTCATTGCCGAAGCCTCCCTACGCCTGCTTGAGTACTCGCGTGAGTACATCGACCACGCCACGCTCTTCGAGCTGACCGGCATCGAAGACGTTCCCCTGCTTCAGGACGCCTTTTCTGCCGCCCAGACCCTCGGCCCTCAACAGTGCACCGTGCGTTTGCTGCGTGGTCTGACCGACCGCGTCTGGATGCGTCTGCGCATCGCCCAGTACACGCCCCGCATCGCGGGTGCGAGCGCGTCTTTCCTGGTGCACGGCGAAGACATCACCGCCTTCAAGGAAAACGAAGCACGCCTGTCCGATCTGGCGGTGCGCGATGCGGTGACCGGGCTCGGGAATCGTCAATATATTCAGCAGTGCATCGTTGAGACGATCCAGCATGCGCGTGAAGGCGGTCCGAACTTCGCCGTCGCCCTGCTCGATCTGGACGGCTTCAAGAAGGTCAACGACTCGCTCGGCCACGACGTGGGCGACCAGTTGCTGCGCGATGCAGGTCAACGTCTGATCGCGCAGATTCGCGAGACGGACATGGCCGCTCGTATGGGCGGCGACGAGTTTGTGCTGGTGCTGCCCGGCTGCGACAACGAACAGGCGCTCAGCGGCATCATGAAGCGACTGCTCTCGGCGGTACAGCAACCGTTCCAGGTCGGCGACCAATTGCTGCACCTGACGACCAGTATCGGTGTTTCGTTTTACCCGCAACACGGCGACTCCGCCGGTCTGCTCATCAAGCACGCCGACGCCGCCATGTATTGCGCCAAGGATCGCGGTCGCAACGGCCTGTTCGTCTACACGGACGATCTGGGTGACTTGCATCGCAAGGCGTTTTCGCTGGAATCGGCGATGTTCGAGGCCATTCACAACGGTGAATTCAGCCTGCATTACCAGCCGATCTGCGACCCGATTTCGCTGAACGTGAAGGGTGTCGAAGCGCTGATGCGCTGGCACCCCGCGCTCGGTCCGGTCTCGCCCGCCGAGTTCATTCCGCTGGCCGAAGCCAACGGTCTGATCAACTTGCTGGGCGGCTGGGCACTGCGCGCCGCGTGCATGCAGCTCGCGCGCTGGGATCGCACCCGGCTCGACGGGATCTACATGTCCGTCAACGTCTCGGCACAACAGTTTCACCATCCGTCTTTCCCGAGCCTCGTGTGGCAGGCCATTGCCGACTCCGGCGTGGAAGGTCACCGCCTTGTGCTCGAAATTACCGAAAGCGTGCTGATGCGCGACCCGGAGCAGGCCAATCTGGTGCTGCGCGAGTTGCAGACGCTGGGCGTGCGATTTGCCGTCGACGACTTTGGCGCGGGCTATTCGAGTCTGGGCTACCTCAAGCGTTTCCCGCTCTCCGCGCTCAAGATCGACCGCAGTTTCGTCAAAGACATGCCCACGTCACCGAACGACCGTACGATTGTGACGGCAGTCCTGGGACTGGCACGCGAGCTGGGTCTGTCGGCGGTGGCCGAAGGGGTCGAGACGGAAGAACAACGGCAGATGCTGATCGATCGCGGCTGCCATTCCATCCAGGGCTGGCTGGTATCGAAGGCCCTGCCTGCGGGAGAACTGGAGGCGGCCTTTGCGAGCGGGCGTCTCAACGTGGATGCCGGCCACTGA